Proteins encoded in a region of the Shewanella polaris genome:
- the recN gene encoding DNA repair protein RecN encodes MLCQLSINNFAIVRFLELDFKAGMTSITGETGAGKSIAIDALGLCLGNRSDANTIRPGATKTEISARFTLHDVPLAKRWLEDNDLDAEDECILRRTINNDGRSRAYINGNPVPVTQLKSVGQLLIGIHGQHAHHAMLKNDHQLALLDSYANHKLLIDSVSASYQRCKQVENELKQLEQAQHERISRQQLLQYQVEELNEFNLGIDEFDEIEQEHKRLANGTDLIERCQAGLHLLTESDEGNIESLLNKVASIADTLQGYDESLAPISTMISDALIQVQESASEIESYLSSLELDPEHFAYLEKRLSTAMQLARKHHVSADKLALHHQALMSELAELADDETKLDGIRQQLEDTRNAYLTNAQKLSQSRSRYAKELDKLVTQSIHELNMPKGKFTIQINHNPDNISVNGCDSIEFMVTTNPGQPLQPISKVASGGELSRIGLGIQVITAKKVATPTLIFDEVDVGISGPTASVVGRMLRSLGESTQVLCVTHLPQVAGKGHQHMFVNKFNKAGATETTMQALDKDQRVNELARLLGGDVITENTLANARELLQ; translated from the coding sequence ATGCTTTGCCAACTCAGCATCAATAATTTTGCTATCGTGCGTTTTTTAGAACTCGACTTTAAAGCCGGTATGACAAGCATCACCGGAGAAACGGGTGCAGGTAAATCGATTGCTATCGATGCCCTAGGATTGTGCTTAGGAAACCGCAGTGACGCAAACACCATCAGACCAGGTGCAACTAAAACAGAAATTAGTGCAAGGTTTACCCTCCATGATGTCCCTTTAGCCAAACGCTGGCTAGAAGACAACGATCTCGATGCTGAAGATGAATGTATATTGCGTAGGACTATCAATAATGACGGTCGCTCGAGAGCCTATATCAATGGTAATCCAGTCCCTGTAACCCAATTAAAATCAGTAGGTCAGCTCCTCATTGGTATTCATGGCCAACATGCTCATCATGCCATGCTTAAAAATGACCATCAGTTAGCTTTACTCGACAGTTATGCCAACCACAAGCTACTGATAGATAGCGTTAGTGCCAGCTATCAACGCTGCAAACAAGTGGAAAACGAGCTAAAACAGCTTGAACAAGCTCAGCATGAACGTATTTCGCGTCAACAGTTACTGCAATATCAAGTAGAAGAACTTAATGAGTTTAATTTAGGCATAGATGAATTTGATGAAATAGAACAAGAACACAAGCGCTTAGCCAATGGCACAGATTTAATTGAACGCTGCCAAGCGGGTTTACATTTATTGACAGAAAGTGATGAAGGCAATATAGAATCTCTACTCAATAAAGTGGCCAGTATTGCTGATACGCTTCAAGGCTATGATGAATCCCTTGCGCCTATTAGCACTATGATCAGCGATGCGTTAATTCAAGTACAAGAAAGTGCGAGTGAAATTGAAAGTTATTTAAGCAGTTTAGAGCTTGATCCAGAACATTTTGCCTATTTAGAAAAACGCCTTTCAACAGCTATGCAATTGGCACGTAAGCATCATGTGAGTGCTGATAAGCTGGCACTACATCATCAAGCCTTGATGAGTGAATTGGCAGAACTTGCTGACGACGAGACTAAATTAGATGGTATAAGACAGCAACTTGAAGACACTAGAAACGCCTATTTAACCAATGCGCAGAAACTTAGTCAAAGTCGTAGCCGTTATGCTAAAGAATTAGACAAGCTAGTTACCCAGTCTATCCATGAGCTCAATATGCCTAAGGGTAAATTTACTATTCAAATTAATCATAATCCGGACAACATTTCAGTTAATGGCTGCGATAGCATTGAATTTATGGTGACCACAAACCCTGGGCAACCATTACAACCGATTTCTAAAGTTGCCTCTGGCGGTGAGTTATCGCGTATTGGATTAGGGATTCAAGTGATCACAGCTAAAAAAGTGGCAACACCGACATTAATATTCGATGAGGTTGATGTCGGTATTTCAGGTCCAACGGCTTCTGTGGTTGGACGCATGTTGCGCAGCCTCGGAGAGTCTACTCAAGTGTTGTGTGTCACTCATTTACCCCAAGTTGCGGGTAAAGGTCATCAACATATGTTTGTAAACAAATTCAATAAAGCGGGTGCCACAGAAACTACGATGCAGGCATTAGATAAAGATCAACGGGTTAATGAATTGGCACGCTTACTAGGTGGAGACGTGATTACTGAAAACACCTTAGCTAACGCCCGAGAGTTATTACAATAA
- a CDS encoding AEC family transporter — MSSILTPLIAVFIIMLLGSIVQKLRLLPPDTDLILNQFVYYIAFPAILLIVLAETRIEDIIQWGFIGAFSLAMVITYAIVIVVSLWCAPKQQAVAAMRALNATFGNTAFIGIPLLSLLFPGHKMALVAASIASLLSVFMFAFALVSIELASRNKQSTDHAIAIMGNALYKNPIVLGSLIGITLSALHITLPESLALVLHQVGNTSSPCALFAIGMVLAKALRHQSFAKMFSLRLITELSLINLLKLIIQPFIAFGLLKLFGVEHELLIMGVLLAALPTAASVYLLADRYQINANGSAQGILYGTLVTFISLPIIEILLKSTG; from the coding sequence ATGTCCAGTATTCTTACCCCGCTAATCGCTGTTTTTATAATTATGCTGCTTGGCAGTATTGTTCAAAAATTGAGACTGTTGCCACCAGATACCGATCTGATCCTCAATCAATTTGTCTATTACATTGCCTTCCCGGCAATTTTACTGATTGTTTTAGCCGAAACTCGTATTGAAGATATTATTCAATGGGGCTTTATTGGCGCATTTAGTCTCGCGATGGTCATCACTTACGCCATAGTGATTGTTGTATCACTTTGGTGTGCTCCAAAGCAGCAAGCTGTTGCCGCCATGCGAGCCTTAAACGCCACATTTGGCAATACCGCCTTTATTGGTATTCCATTACTGAGCTTGTTATTCCCAGGACACAAAATGGCATTAGTTGCGGCTTCAATTGCCAGCTTACTGTCGGTGTTCATGTTTGCTTTTGCGTTAGTGTCTATTGAACTTGCCAGCCGAAATAAACAATCAACCGACCACGCTATCGCCATCATGGGTAATGCACTGTATAAAAATCCGATTGTGCTAGGCAGCCTCATTGGTATCACCTTATCAGCATTGCATATCACCTTACCTGAAAGTCTGGCTTTGGTACTTCACCAAGTGGGTAACACCTCCAGCCCTTGTGCACTATTTGCTATCGGCATGGTACTTGCCAAGGCCTTAAGACATCAATCTTTCGCAAAAATGTTCAGTCTTCGCCTGATTACAGAATTGAGTTTAATTAATTTACTCAAATTAATTATTCAGCCTTTTATTGCCTTTGGATTACTCAAATTATTTGGCGTAGAACACGAATTACTGATAATGGGAGTACTTTTAGCTGCATTACCCACGGCAGCAAGTGTGTATCTACTGGCAGATCGCTACCAAATTAATGCTAATGGAAGTGCCCAAGGGATTTTATATGGCACATTAGTGACCTTTATTAGTTTGCCTATAATAGAAATACTATTAAAATCCACTGGTTAA
- the relA gene encoding GTP diphosphokinase, producing MVSVREAHFNTQAFQLDEWVARYIDDKDDAQTLLSLIQQVEALPVKNKQAHTELLARAREMIEILAPLNMDIETLQAAVLFVLLEAGVLNEEQILEQYGENLARLVASVVTMDAIGALKVSQNARDAEPQIDNIRKMLLAMVEDVRAVVIKLAERVYLLRAVKNADEETRVLVAREIADIYAPLANRLGIGQLKWELEDISFRYLHPTVYKDIAKQLDGKRVDREVFIDKFVTQLQQRLDSDGIRAKVYGRPKHIYSIWRKMKGKDLKFDELFDVRAVRIVTERLQDCYGALGVVHDLWHHIPREFDDYVANPKPNGYQSIHTVVVGPEGKTVEIQIRTEAMHQDSELGVAAHWKYKEGAGNTKQTGYEEKINWLRKILQWQEDVAESGNLVDEVRSQVFEDRVYVFTPSGEVVDLPLGSTVLDFAYYIHSHVGHKCIGAKVDGRIVPFTYQVETGERIEIITSKTPNPKRDWLNPSLGYIKSSRSRSKIQHWFKQQDRDKNIAAGKEMLESELARVGLKVKDAAVAVERFNLNTMDDMLAAIGGGDLRLNQVVNFTETKIRKVEETDENLLEDIIKKSTHKPKKSDKGQVEVNGVGNLMSHIARCCQPVPGDEIFGYITMGRGISVHRSDCEQVKELMRAHPERSVDVIWGENYSGGYRIRVRVLANDRSGLLRDLTTVLAAEKSNVMAMSSSSDVKSQTATVELELELYNLDGLSRVLAKLSQVDGVIESRRL from the coding sequence ATGGTATCTGTTCGCGAAGCACATTTTAATACGCAAGCATTCCAATTAGATGAATGGGTAGCTCGTTATATCGACGACAAAGACGACGCGCAAACGTTATTGTCGCTGATCCAACAAGTTGAAGCTTTACCTGTTAAAAATAAGCAGGCTCATACTGAGCTGCTTGCGCGTGCTCGCGAAATGATTGAAATCTTAGCGCCGTTGAATATGGACATTGAAACACTGCAAGCCGCAGTACTATTTGTGTTATTGGAAGCGGGTGTGCTTAATGAAGAGCAAATCTTAGAGCAATATGGTGAAAACCTCGCTAGGTTAGTTGCCAGTGTCGTCACCATGGACGCCATCGGTGCTTTAAAAGTCAGTCAAAACGCTCGTGATGCCGAACCTCAAATAGACAATATTCGTAAAATGCTCCTCGCAATGGTTGAAGATGTTCGCGCCGTAGTCATCAAATTAGCCGAACGTGTTTATTTATTGCGAGCCGTCAAAAATGCCGATGAAGAAACTCGGGTGCTGGTAGCACGTGAAATTGCTGACATTTATGCGCCATTAGCTAATCGTTTAGGTATTGGTCAATTAAAGTGGGAACTTGAAGATATTTCTTTTCGCTACTTGCATCCAACTGTTTATAAAGACATTGCCAAACAGCTTGATGGTAAACGCGTAGACCGAGAAGTGTTTATCGACAAATTTGTCACCCAGTTGCAACAACGTTTAGATAGTGATGGTATTCGCGCAAAAGTGTACGGTCGCCCTAAGCACATTTACAGTATTTGGCGTAAAATGAAAGGCAAAGATCTTAAATTTGATGAGCTTTTTGACGTTCGTGCGGTACGTATCGTGACCGAAAGATTACAAGATTGCTATGGTGCATTAGGGGTTGTGCATGATCTCTGGCATCATATTCCGCGTGAATTTGACGATTATGTTGCCAATCCAAAACCTAACGGTTATCAATCTATTCATACTGTGGTGGTTGGCCCTGAAGGCAAAACAGTCGAAATTCAAATTCGTACAGAAGCCATGCATCAAGATTCTGAACTGGGTGTTGCAGCGCATTGGAAATACAAAGAAGGTGCGGGTAACACTAAGCAAACGGGTTACGAAGAAAAAATTAATTGGCTACGTAAGATTTTACAATGGCAAGAAGACGTTGCCGAAAGTGGTAATTTGGTTGATGAAGTTCGCAGTCAAGTGTTTGAAGACCGAGTTTATGTCTTTACGCCAAGTGGTGAAGTTGTTGATTTACCGTTAGGTTCAACTGTGCTCGATTTTGCCTACTATATTCACTCGCATGTGGGGCATAAGTGCATTGGCGCAAAAGTCGATGGCCGTATTGTTCCATTTACTTACCAGGTTGAAACTGGCGAGCGTATTGAAATTATCACCTCAAAGACGCCCAATCCTAAACGTGATTGGCTCAACCCTAGTTTAGGTTATATAAAATCGTCACGTTCACGCTCAAAAATCCAACATTGGTTTAAGCAACAAGACCGCGATAAAAATATTGCTGCGGGTAAAGAGATGCTTGAATCAGAATTAGCCCGAGTTGGCCTAAAAGTTAAAGATGCCGCAGTGGCTGTTGAACGCTTTAATTTAAATACCATGGATGACATGTTGGCCGCCATCGGTGGGGGTGACTTACGCTTAAACCAAGTGGTTAACTTCACTGAAACCAAAATTCGCAAAGTAGAAGAGACTGACGAAAACTTACTTGAAGACATCATAAAGAAATCGACACATAAACCGAAGAAATCTGACAAAGGTCAAGTTGAAGTTAATGGTGTCGGCAATTTAATGAGCCACATTGCTCGATGTTGCCAGCCAGTGCCTGGCGATGAAATTTTTGGTTATATCACCATGGGACGAGGTATTTCTGTACATCGTAGTGATTGCGAGCAAGTCAAAGAGTTAATGCGTGCTCATCCAGAACGAAGTGTCGATGTGATTTGGGGTGAGAATTACTCCGGTGGTTATCGTATTCGTGTCAGGGTACTTGCCAATGACCGTAGTGGCTTATTGCGCGATTTAACCACAGTACTTGCCGCTGAGAAATCCAATGTGATGGCCATGAGTTCTTCTTCTGATGTTAAAAGCCAAACCGCAACGGTTGAGCTTGAACTTGAACTGTACAATTTAGATGGTTTATCACGGGTTCTGGCTAAATTATCGCAAGTTGACGGTGTTATTGAGTCGCGTCGATTATAA
- a CDS encoding phosphatidylglycerophosphatase A, giving the protein MKLLTQDKFVNKLSLANPIHFLALGFGSGKAAKAPGTFGTLAAVPLVLLMQQLSLTNYLIITCISMLVGIYICGKAARDMGVHDHGAIVWDEVVGLMITMIAAPLGYMWLVLGFVLFRFFDIVKPWPIRWLDAKVHGGFGIMIDDVLAGVFSLIGVQLAVYYL; this is encoded by the coding sequence ATGAAACTACTTACCCAAGATAAATTTGTCAACAAGCTATCTTTAGCTAATCCTATTCACTTTTTAGCATTAGGCTTTGGCAGTGGCAAAGCGGCGAAAGCACCGGGTACTTTTGGTACCTTAGCCGCCGTTCCGTTGGTGCTATTGATGCAGCAGTTAAGCCTTACGAATTACCTGATTATTACCTGTATTAGTATGCTTGTTGGGATTTATATTTGTGGTAAAGCGGCTAGAGATATGGGAGTACACGACCATGGCGCTATTGTGTGGGATGAAGTGGTTGGTTTGATGATCACTATGATAGCTGCGCCTCTAGGCTATATGTGGTTAGTACTTGGCTTTGTTTTATTTCGTTTTTTTGACATAGTTAAACCTTGGCCAATACGTTGGCTTGATGCCAAAGTACATGGCGGTTTTGGTATTATGATTGATGATGTATTAGCAGGTGTTTTTTCGTTAATAGGTGTGCAGTTGGCAGTTTATTATCTATAA
- the rlmD gene encoding 23S rRNA (uracil(1939)-C(5))-methyltransferase RlmD, with protein MAQFFQAKPNKSKQLSAKLSLSITQLDHLGAGIAQHQGKVVFIPGVLPGETATVQFVEQKKSYAKAKLIAIDLASADRVKPHCPHYHQCGGCDLQHMDINAQRDHKQAALVDLISKLSSAEAIDADIIAKPIVGDAWHYRRRARLATLFDKNTRRLQLGFRAGNSNKIVSIEQCPVLAESLSALITPLAVNLNQLKAKSSLGHVELTQADNGNFAVLRVTKVLPASDIRWLTGFAEKHQLHFLLQDDEGQLTQLYPLLQADDEVTLPYYHLAQESVRCSFTPGNFVQINEVINQAMVDQAIKWLEPQAGERILDLFCGVGNFSLPLALKAAEVIAVEGVPEMVQQAKQNAVDNQLDNVSFYHADLSADLSTQTWLGKIDKLLLDPARAGAFESLQWLQKMQPKKVVYVSCNPASLARDSSVLLANGYQITQVGLVDMFPQTHHIEAMVLFELQ; from the coding sequence ATGGCACAATTTTTCCAAGCAAAACCGAACAAATCTAAGCAATTATCAGCAAAGCTAAGCCTCAGCATTACTCAACTTGATCATTTAGGTGCCGGGATTGCGCAACATCAAGGCAAAGTGGTGTTTATTCCTGGCGTGTTACCTGGCGAGACCGCCACGGTACAATTTGTGGAACAAAAGAAAAGCTATGCTAAAGCCAAGCTAATCGCTATTGATCTTGCATCCGCTGATAGAGTCAAACCTCATTGCCCGCATTATCATCAATGTGGCGGTTGTGATTTACAACATATGGACATCAATGCGCAACGCGATCATAAGCAGGCTGCTTTGGTGGACCTTATTAGCAAACTGTCGAGTGCAGAAGCCATTGATGCCGATATTATTGCTAAACCCATAGTGGGCGATGCGTGGCATTACCGTCGGCGCGCAAGGCTGGCAACATTATTTGATAAAAATACTCGGCGTTTACAACTTGGGTTTCGTGCAGGCAATAGCAATAAAATTGTTTCTATTGAACAGTGTCCAGTATTAGCAGAGTCGTTGTCGGCATTAATTACACCATTGGCAGTTAATTTAAATCAACTTAAAGCCAAGTCTAGTTTAGGTCACGTTGAACTTACCCAGGCCGATAACGGTAATTTTGCGGTGTTAAGAGTGACTAAAGTATTGCCTGCATCAGATATTCGTTGGTTAACGGGTTTTGCTGAAAAACATCAACTGCACTTTTTATTGCAAGATGATGAAGGGCAGTTAACTCAACTGTATCCGTTATTACAAGCTGATGACGAGGTAACGCTACCTTATTATCATCTGGCGCAGGAGTCTGTACGTTGCTCGTTTACACCAGGTAATTTTGTTCAGATAAACGAAGTCATTAATCAGGCTATGGTGGATCAAGCCATCAAATGGTTAGAGCCTCAGGCCGGTGAGCGTATTTTAGATTTGTTTTGTGGTGTAGGTAACTTCAGTTTACCGTTGGCATTAAAAGCGGCGGAGGTTATCGCTGTTGAAGGTGTGCCCGAAATGGTGCAACAAGCCAAGCAAAATGCGGTCGACAACCAACTGGATAATGTCAGTTTTTATCATGCAGATTTAAGTGCCGATCTATCAACGCAAACTTGGTTAGGCAAAATTGATAAACTATTACTTGATCCTGCTCGAGCGGGCGCGTTTGAAAGTTTACAGTGGTTACAGAAAATGCAACCTAAAAAAGTGGTATATGTTTCATGTAATCCAGCCAGTTTAGCGCGTGACAGTAGTGTATTATTAGCTAACGGTTATCAAATTACCCAAGTTGGATTAGTGGATATGTTTCCACAGACACATCATATTGAAGCCATGGTGTTATTTGAATTACAGTAA
- a CDS encoding YjaG family protein, translating into MTSKSGFFKRLKALSLPQKQLFALALCQRMLPNYQLFSEVCEFGQPQVLSTALDLLWQSQYDKKLKFNIDVHLQRLDENTPEPSEFEAYGAYPAMDAAVAIASLMGAIDGKIEEDITNISKLSSSTVANYIEAISDESLMDEALDEFVFSHPVMEEEKQLQAMLLDIIEANPEINSELVKGLRKDIIEAGVSNIGISL; encoded by the coding sequence ATGACCAGTAAATCCGGTTTTTTTAAACGCCTTAAAGCATTATCGTTACCGCAAAAGCAGCTTTTTGCCCTAGCGCTATGTCAACGTATGCTCCCGAACTACCAACTTTTTTCTGAAGTGTGTGAATTCGGCCAACCTCAAGTATTAAGTACAGCATTAGATTTGTTATGGCAAAGCCAGTATGACAAAAAACTTAAATTCAATATCGATGTGCATTTGCAGCGTCTCGATGAAAACACTCCTGAGCCGAGCGAATTTGAAGCCTATGGAGCTTATCCAGCAATGGATGCTGCTGTCGCGATTGCCAGCCTTATGGGAGCGATAGACGGTAAGATTGAAGAAGATATAACGAATATCAGCAAGTTATCATCGAGTACTGTGGCCAATTATATTGAAGCCATTAGTGATGAATCCTTAATGGATGAAGCGCTCGATGAGTTTGTATTTTCACATCCAGTAATGGAAGAAGAAAAACAATTACAAGCCATGTTACTCGATATTATCGAAGCAAATCCGGAAATAAATAGTGAATTAGTTAAAGGTTTACGTAAAGATATTATTGAAGCTGGTGTGTCTAATATCGGTATTAGTCTGTAA
- a CDS encoding DUF3319 domain-containing protein, protein MRRIFYQGFTFSNANGKTDDWTLVIGNQVRVGSLFELRRQVHFFTELGILPPPKVSKASLNNKSKK, encoded by the coding sequence ATGAGAAGAATTTTTTATCAAGGTTTCACCTTCAGTAATGCTAATGGTAAGACTGATGACTGGACGCTAGTTATTGGCAATCAAGTACGAGTTGGATCGTTATTTGAACTAAGAAGACAAGTACACTTTTTTACTGAGCTAGGCATATTACCTCCGCCTAAAGTATCAAAGGCCAGTTTAAACAATAAATCAAAAAAATAA
- the barA gene encoding two-component sensor histidine kinase BarA: protein MKSTNNMTKYSLRSWVLVLALAPTIVVGILLGSYFTINRFYELEQTLIEKGSNIVEPLAIASEFGIINQDRESTKRLLAASQINNASLILSIAVFDAENQLFVTSHYHKDFETMRYKQPLANLIGTEHQTIGDTLIIRVPIISHTGLEPKYVTRINSQNDDGTDNASSANGIVAPIYNNQQEQILGYISVLLNKENALLEQHRAAIAAFIIVLIGVQFNLFFTFRLVKHVNYPITEMVRVVAKIREGKLDTRLEGNLIGELDLLKRGINAMAGSLSEYHDEMQQNIDQATSDLRETLEQIEIQNVELDIAKKRALEASRIKSEFLANMSHELRTPLNGVIGFARQLLKTPLHTSQLDYIKTIERSASNLLGIINDILDFSKLEAGKMILEKMPFALRDTLTETLTIIAGSAQEKGLELVIDIDANVPENVSGDAMRVSQIITNLVGNAIKFTDKGSVILKIHLVGQDEDNITLRCEVIDTGIGIDESQQEYLFQAFGQADSSISRRFGGTGLGLVITKRLINQMGGQIGFTSAPNKGSNFWFILPLGISQFEIGEVLPVDALQHKSVLLYEPRELTRDTLNRRLVSWQLIITNVANPENLTSVLHTKNSKFDYIIMSCHGFADTASFIDLLQRARQHTDCLILLHDCLDQNMIINVLKVNADVLLSTPVSDLTLAHHLIYPPVPSTFVSLPEQISQDVTPRQNASVLAVDDNIANLKLIDTLLKELVVDVVTVNNGADAITQAKKRAFDLIFMDIQMPGIDGITATRQIRSESLNRNTPIIAVTAHAIAEERDNILSSGMDGFLAKPIDELSLKSVISRWMNKPQLTHFDAQILNWDLCLTQVNQKTDLALDMLKMLVNSLPETTKAIEKALLTRDANLLLQVVHKLHGATCYCGVPTTQKLCRDIESGLKHKIDLNDLEPEILELLDELTKVELAANQVINQLSVDTPNDQ, encoded by the coding sequence ATGAAAAGTACCAACAATATGACCAAATACAGCCTACGCTCTTGGGTTCTGGTACTTGCGTTAGCGCCCACTATTGTAGTGGGTATTCTACTTGGAAGTTATTTCACGATAAACCGCTTTTATGAATTGGAACAAACCTTAATTGAAAAAGGCAGCAATATTGTTGAGCCGTTAGCCATTGCCAGTGAATTTGGTATTATCAATCAAGATCGAGAATCGACTAAACGCTTACTCGCCGCATCACAAATAAACAACGCATCCCTTATCCTATCTATTGCTGTATTTGATGCCGAAAACCAACTCTTTGTCACCTCGCATTACCACAAAGATTTTGAAACCATGCGTTATAAACAACCGTTGGCGAACTTAATCGGTACAGAACATCAAACTATTGGTGATACCTTAATCATTCGAGTGCCAATAATATCTCATACTGGGTTAGAACCAAAATATGTTACCCGGATAAATAGCCAGAATGACGACGGCACCGATAATGCGTCTTCAGCCAATGGCATCGTTGCACCTATTTACAATAATCAACAAGAACAAATATTAGGATATATTTCAGTATTATTGAATAAAGAAAATGCCTTGCTTGAACAACATCGCGCTGCAATAGCCGCGTTTATTATCGTATTGATTGGCGTACAATTTAACTTATTTTTCACATTCCGCTTAGTTAAACACGTTAACTACCCCATTACCGAAATGGTCCGAGTCGTTGCCAAAATTCGTGAAGGTAAACTTGATACTCGCTTAGAGGGCAACTTGATTGGTGAACTTGATCTGCTTAAACGAGGGATCAACGCAATGGCTGGCTCATTGTCTGAATACCACGATGAAATGCAACAAAACATTGATCAAGCAACCTCTGACTTGCGCGAGACGCTTGAGCAAATTGAAATTCAAAACGTCGAGTTAGATATTGCTAAAAAACGAGCCCTTGAAGCAAGCCGAATAAAATCAGAGTTTTTAGCTAACATGTCGCACGAGCTACGCACACCACTCAATGGCGTTATCGGCTTTGCAAGACAGTTATTAAAAACACCACTGCATACTAGCCAGCTAGACTATATAAAAACCATTGAACGCAGTGCCAGTAACCTACTCGGTATTATTAACGATATTCTCGACTTCTCTAAACTAGAAGCCGGTAAAATGATATTAGAAAAAATGCCTTTTGCGCTGCGTGACACGCTTACGGAAACGCTGACTATAATTGCGGGTAGTGCGCAAGAGAAAGGATTAGAACTGGTTATCGACATTGATGCTAATGTGCCTGAAAATGTCAGTGGCGATGCAATGAGAGTCAGCCAGATTATTACTAACTTAGTCGGCAACGCTATCAAGTTTACCGACAAAGGCAGTGTGATACTCAAAATACACTTAGTGGGCCAGGACGAAGATAATATTACTTTACGCTGCGAAGTTATTGATACTGGGATTGGTATTGATGAGAGCCAGCAAGAATATTTATTCCAAGCATTTGGCCAAGCTGACTCATCCATTTCACGTCGCTTTGGTGGCACCGGATTGGGCTTAGTGATTACTAAACGCTTAATTAACCAAATGGGTGGCCAGATAGGCTTTACATCGGCCCCCAATAAAGGTTCCAATTTTTGGTTTATTCTCCCACTTGGGATCAGTCAATTTGAAATTGGTGAAGTATTGCCAGTTGATGCATTGCAACATAAATCAGTCTTATTATATGAACCACGGGAATTAACTCGCGATACTTTAAATCGCCGTTTAGTGTCATGGCAATTAATTATCACTAATGTTGCCAACCCAGAAAACCTTACCTCTGTTTTACACACTAAAAACAGCAAATTTGATTACATCATCATGAGTTGCCATGGTTTTGCTGACACAGCGTCTTTTATTGATTTATTACAACGAGCCAGACAACATACCGACTGTCTCATTTTATTGCACGACTGTTTAGATCAAAACATGATTATCAATGTGTTAAAAGTCAATGCAGATGTGTTGCTCAGCACCCCAGTAAGCGATTTAACCCTAGCGCATCATTTAATATATCCACCAGTGCCTTCTACTTTTGTGAGTTTACCAGAACAAATAAGTCAAGATGTCACACCTCGCCAAAATGCATCAGTATTAGCTGTTGACGACAATATCGCCAACCTAAAATTAATTGATACTTTACTAAAAGAATTAGTGGTTGATGTGGTTACCGTCAATAATGGTGCGGATGCAATAACGCAGGCAAAGAAACGCGCATTTGACTTAATCTTCATGGATATTCAAATGCCTGGAATCGACGGTATAACGGCAACGCGACAAATACGCTCAGAATCACTCAACCGTAATACTCCAATTATCGCTGTAACTGCGCATGCTATTGCTGAAGAGCGCGATAATATTTTATCCAGCGGAATGGATGGTTTCTTAGCCAAACCCATTGACGAATTGTCCTTAAAAAGTGTTATCAGTCGATGGATGAATAAGCCACAACTCACCCATTTTGATGCCCAAATATTGAATTGGGATTTATGTTTAACACAAGTCAATCAGAAAACCGATTTAGCGTTGGATATGCTAAAGATGCTGGTGAACTCATTACCAGAAACAACAAAAGCTATCGAAAAAGCATTACTGACAAGAGATGCAAACCTACTACTTCAAGTCGTACATAAATTGCATGGGGCAACATGTTATTGCGGCGTACCAACAACACAAAAACTGTGTCGAGATATAGAGTCTGGATTAAAACATAAAATTGACCTTAATGACTTAGAACCTGAAATACTAGAGTTACTTGATGAGTTAACTAAGGTAGAATTAGCAGCAAATCAAGTGATAAATCAGCTATCAGTGGATACTCCAAATGACCAGTAA